The following proteins are co-located in the Marinomonas profundi genome:
- a CDS encoding SRPBCC family protein, with the protein MVSNSSHPAALYTLRKVTRVLALLILLLVVVGFFLPTTYQVERQIVINTPRNVVLEKMFQGDFLSRWLFVQNGQVDLFDGLLKAGDSVGLSYDDASKRGELMLVNVSSDRVRFDVRPKEGVNLVQNTIRLQSVGQTTHVQWTIAGDLSAGLLSPYLAVFANSIAGHNFEKSLQQLKTLLETNH; encoded by the coding sequence ATGGTGAGTAATTCGTCTCATCCTGCGGCCCTTTATACGTTGCGCAAAGTCACGCGGGTTTTGGCTCTGCTTATCTTGTTGTTGGTAGTGGTGGGTTTTTTCTTGCCGACCACGTATCAAGTTGAGCGTCAAATTGTTATTAACACGCCTCGAAATGTGGTCTTGGAAAAAATGTTTCAAGGGGATTTCTTGTCGCGCTGGCTTTTTGTTCAAAACGGTCAGGTGGATCTTTTTGATGGTCTATTAAAGGCTGGAGATTCGGTGGGTTTGTCCTATGATGATGCGAGCAAGCGCGGCGAGTTGATGCTGGTTAATGTGTCGAGCGACAGGGTTCGTTTCGATGTCCGTCCTAAAGAAGGGGTTAACTTGGTTCAAAACACCATCAGGTTGCAATCGGTTGGGCAAACGACGCATGTGCAGTGGACGATAGCGGGGGATTTGAGCGCGGGTCTGTTAAGTCCTTATTTAGCGGTGTTTGCGAATAGCATTGCGGGTCATAACTTTGAAAAAAGCCTACAACAGCTGAAGACGCTTCTAGAAACTAATCACTAA
- a CDS encoding S1C family serine protease, producing the protein MKQKYNSTPIIIAILVGICIGLAVLLIKERKKVAYSSYATPVQIATPSVVNIYTQTNQHKNLDGHSTIKHNINLGSGVIVTPDGFILTNHHVIQNAQSIVVALNDERRIEATLVGSDPSTDLAVLKIALPDIPNIKVGKSSHVAVGDRILAIGNPFGIGQTVTAGIISAKGRNSIGLNTYENFLQTDAAINPGNSGGALVNLKGELIGISSAIYSSSGGSQGIGFATPIDDALEVMSDIIKQGEVVRGYLGMEAQKITQSLADNLSLPSNHGLLVSDITKESPAEKAGIEVGDIILEINNRPSEDPFQIRHLIASQKPGTNISVFGIRGQQSYQANITLEKQPTMQRLSY; encoded by the coding sequence ATGAAGCAAAAATACAATTCAACCCCTATCATTATCGCCATTCTTGTCGGCATCTGCATAGGGCTAGCCGTACTACTGATAAAAGAACGCAAAAAAGTTGCCTACTCTAGCTACGCAACCCCGGTGCAAATTGCCACACCGTCAGTCGTCAATATTTACACACAAACCAACCAACATAAAAACCTAGACGGGCACAGCACCATAAAACACAACATTAATTTAGGCTCGGGGGTCATCGTCACACCCGATGGTTTTATTCTTACCAATCATCATGTAATTCAGAACGCACAAAGCATTGTCGTCGCCCTAAATGATGAAAGACGAATCGAAGCCACCCTCGTCGGCTCAGACCCTTCAACCGATCTCGCCGTCCTAAAAATAGCCCTGCCTGACATTCCTAACATTAAAGTGGGCAAAAGCAGCCACGTTGCCGTTGGCGATCGCATACTGGCAATAGGAAATCCGTTTGGCATTGGCCAAACCGTCACCGCTGGTATTATTAGCGCAAAAGGAAGAAATAGCATAGGGCTCAATACCTACGAGAATTTTTTACAAACTGATGCTGCGATCAACCCAGGCAATTCAGGCGGCGCACTGGTCAACTTAAAAGGCGAGCTTATCGGCATTAGTTCAGCCATTTATTCAAGCTCTGGCGGCTCCCAAGGCATTGGTTTTGCAACCCCGATCGATGATGCCTTAGAGGTTATGTCAGACATCATCAAACAAGGAGAGGTGGTTCGTGGCTATCTAGGAATGGAAGCACAAAAAATCACCCAATCACTGGCTGACAACCTATCACTGCCATCAAATCATGGCTTACTGGTGAGCGATATAACCAAAGAAAGCCCGGCCGAAAAAGCAGGCATAGAAGTGGGTGACATCATATTAGAAATAAACAATCGCCCCAGCGAAGATCCGTTTCAAATACGTCATCTTATCGCCTCGCAAAAACCTGGCACAAACATATCTGTTTTCGGGATTCGCGGACAGCAATCCTATCAAGCGAATATCACCTTAGAAAAACAACCCACCATGCAGCGCCTTAGTTATTAA
- a CDS encoding Nif3-like dinuclear metal center hexameric protein translates to MLRSEFELLLNQTLSPNRFRDYAPNGLQVEGKKNIHRVVTGVTASQALIEAAIEYKADAIFVHHGYFWKNEDPRIVGMKYRRLAALIKNDINLYAYHLPLDAHPVLGNNAGLADAIGLSNRLALQAGVPMEESIGIVGELSTSVSADDFAAMVQRAVGRSVLFECVDDRPVRRVALCTGGAQGYIEQAVEAGADVFITGEVSEQTIHIAREQGIHFIAAGHHATERFGARSMATFLSQECGLEAVFIDIDNPA, encoded by the coding sequence TTGCTACGCAGTGAATTTGAATTATTACTTAATCAGACGCTAAGCCCGAATCGCTTCAGGGATTATGCGCCCAATGGTTTACAGGTGGAAGGGAAAAAAAATATTCACCGTGTGGTGACGGGGGTAACGGCGAGTCAGGCACTGATAGAGGCGGCTATTGAGTATAAAGCGGATGCGATTTTTGTTCATCATGGCTATTTTTGGAAAAATGAAGACCCACGCATTGTTGGTATGAAATATCGACGTCTTGCGGCTTTAATTAAAAATGATATCAATTTGTATGCTTATCACTTGCCGTTGGATGCACACCCCGTGCTTGGTAATAATGCCGGTTTGGCCGATGCGATTGGTTTGTCAAATCGGCTCGCTTTACAGGCCGGGGTGCCGATGGAAGAGTCTATTGGCATAGTGGGGGAGTTGAGTACATCGGTATCAGCAGATGACTTTGCGGCCATGGTTCAGCGTGCGGTTGGACGAAGTGTGCTGTTTGAATGTGTTGATGATAGGCCTGTTCGCCGTGTGGCGCTTTGTACCGGGGGAGCTCAAGGCTATATTGAACAGGCCGTTGAAGCGGGGGCGGATGTGTTTATCACCGGCGAGGTTTCCGAACAGACCATTCATATTGCCAGAGAGCAGGGGATTCATTTTATCGCGGCAGGTCATCATGCAACGGAGCGCTTTGGGGCCAGATCAATGGCAACATTTTTATCGCAAGAGTGTGGTTTGGAAGCGGTGTTTATCGATATTGACAATCCAGCCTAG
- a CDS encoding ZapG family protein has translation MNLEEFNIIIFITGIIVGCIATLAFKSISAKNSSKHTSSNSNIITMKSLQQELDNKQVIIDNFFTDSNEHLSSVEKRLAELRNSLANNASQLSNVKIENSASINNAETVDTSSMMEPPRDYALKNGKEPGMLSDAFGLDDRSADLEPKRTI, from the coding sequence ATGAACTTAGAAGAATTCAACATTATTATTTTTATTACAGGTATTATTGTCGGCTGCATTGCCACACTTGCTTTCAAAAGCATTAGCGCAAAAAATAGCAGCAAACACACCAGCTCAAACTCAAACATCATCACCATGAAGTCATTACAACAGGAGCTAGACAACAAACAAGTCATTATTGACAACTTCTTTACAGACAGCAACGAACACCTATCGTCCGTCGAAAAGCGCTTAGCTGAATTAAGAAACAGCTTGGCAAATAATGCCAGCCAGTTAAGCAACGTAAAAATAGAAAACAGCGCCTCTATCAATAATGCCGAGACAGTCGACACGTCCAGCATGATGGAGCCACCAAGAGACTACGCCTTAAAAAATGGCAAAGAGCCAGGTATGCTCAGTGACGCTTTCGGCCTCGACGACAGAAGCGCCGACCTAGAACCTAAACGCACTATTTAA
- the zapE gene encoding cell division protein ZapE → MTPITRYKQDLTRADFNYDPAQEEAVEALQDLFDRLVANQSDKSTDGFFGRLLKKKAPVVEQGLYFWGGVGRGKTYLMDTFFDCLPTEKKMRLHFHRFMQMVHQELRKLNDVKNPLEIVGKQISSKAQVLCFDEFFVTDITDAMILAGLLEVLFKNGTTLVATSNIEPDGLYKNGLQRARFLPAIDLVKQHTRIMNVDGGIDYRLRTLKQAKLYHFPLSEAADSALNDRFMRLISDASHIVEGGAVEIEGRDIPLLRSCEGLAWFDIKALCDGPRSQIDYIEIARLYSTVIISNLPQMDASRDDLARRFINLVDEFYDRHVKVIFSAEVAIPEIYKGTRLTFEYDRTVSRLLEMQSEEYLSLEHRP, encoded by the coding sequence ATGACACCCATTACAAGGTATAAGCAAGATTTAACAAGGGCAGACTTTAATTATGACCCCGCTCAAGAGGAAGCGGTAGAGGCTTTACAAGATTTGTTTGATAGATTGGTGGCAAACCAGTCCGATAAATCTACCGATGGCTTCTTTGGGCGATTATTGAAAAAGAAGGCGCCCGTAGTCGAACAGGGCCTTTATTTCTGGGGTGGTGTGGGCCGAGGCAAAACCTATTTAATGGATACGTTTTTTGACTGTTTGCCGACGGAAAAGAAGATGCGTTTGCATTTTCATCGCTTTATGCAGATGGTGCATCAAGAGCTGCGTAAGCTGAACGATGTGAAAAACCCATTGGAAATTGTGGGTAAGCAAATTTCATCGAAAGCTCAGGTGTTGTGTTTTGATGAATTTTTTGTGACAGACATCACGGATGCGATGATTTTGGCTGGCTTGCTTGAGGTGTTGTTTAAAAATGGCACAACCTTGGTGGCCACCTCGAATATAGAACCTGATGGCTTGTATAAAAATGGCTTGCAGCGCGCGCGCTTTTTGCCCGCTATCGATCTGGTGAAACAGCACACCAGAATCATGAATGTGGATGGTGGCATAGATTATCGATTGCGCACCTTGAAGCAAGCGAAGCTGTATCATTTTCCATTGAGCGAAGCGGCTGATAGCGCATTAAATGATCGTTTTATGAGGTTGATTTCCGATGCCTCTCATATTGTAGAGGGTGGGGCGGTGGAAATAGAAGGTCGTGATATTCCATTGTTGCGCAGTTGCGAAGGGCTTGCTTGGTTTGATATCAAGGCGCTGTGTGATGGCCCAAGAAGCCAAATTGATTATATTGAAATAGCGCGCCTTTACAGCACGGTGATTATTTCCAACTTGCCGCAGATGGATGCCTCGCGTGACGATTTAGCAAGGCGCTTTATTAATCTTGTGGATGAGTTCTATGACCGTCATGTGAAGGTGATTTTTTCGGCAGAAGTGGCGATCCCTGAGATCTACAAAGGCACAAGGTTGACGTTTGAATATGACCGCACCGTGAGCCGATTATTGGAAATGCAATCAGAGGAATATTTGTCTTTAGAGCACCGTCCTTGA
- the rplM gene encoding 50S ribosomal protein L13 — MKTFTAKPAEVRRDWFVVDAEGKTLGRLATEIARRLRGKHKAEYTPHVDTGDYIVVINAEKIHVTGNKAAAKQYYRHTGYPGGLRSMNFETLIDHAPQRVIEIAVKGMLPKGPLGRAMHKKMKVYAGTEHPHTAQQPQALNI, encoded by the coding sequence ATGAAAACTTTTACAGCTAAACCTGCTGAAGTTCGCCGCGACTGGTTCGTGGTTGATGCTGAAGGCAAAACTCTAGGCCGCTTGGCTACTGAAATTGCTCGCCGTCTACGTGGCAAGCATAAAGCGGAATACACTCCTCATGTTGACACTGGTGATTACATCGTTGTTATCAATGCTGAGAAAATTCACGTTACTGGTAACAAAGCTGCTGCGAAACAATACTACCGCCACACTGGTTACCCAGGCGGCTTGCGTTCTATGAATTTCGAGACGTTGATTGATCACGCTCCTCAGCGCGTTATTGAGATCGCCGTAAAAGGTATGTTGCCAAAAGGTCCTTTGGGCCGCGCAATGCACAAGAAAATGAAAGTGTACGCTGGTACTGAGCATCCACATACTGCTCAACAGCCTCAAGCCCTTAACATTTAA
- the rpsI gene encoding 30S ribosomal protein S9 has translation MSATQYYGTGRRKTSTARVFLKAGSGNLVINKRTLSQYFGRETAQMVVRQPLELVGATEKFDVYITVKGGGISGQAGAIRHGITRALMQYDETLRRTLRSAGFVTRDSREVERKKVGLRKARRRPQFSKR, from the coding sequence ATGTCAGCTACTCAATACTACGGTACAGGTCGTCGTAAAACGTCTACCGCTCGTGTGTTCCTTAAAGCGGGTTCTGGTAACCTAGTTATCAACAAGCGCACGCTTTCTCAGTACTTCGGTCGCGAAACAGCTCAGATGGTTGTTCGTCAGCCTCTTGAACTTGTTGGTGCTACTGAAAAATTTGACGTTTACATCACCGTTAAAGGTGGTGGTATCTCTGGTCAAGCTGGTGCGATCCGTCACGGTATCACACGCGCTTTGATGCAATACGATGAGACTCTACGTCGTACTCTACGTTCTGCAGGATTCGTTACTCGCGACTCTCGTGAAGTTGAACGTAAGAAAGTTGGTCTACGCAAAGCACGTCGTCGTCCTCAGTTCTCTAAGCGTTAA
- a CDS encoding glutathione S-transferase N-terminal domain-containing protein, producing MGVIAKRSSMTFFSDGEDHYSHRVRIVLAEKAVTVDIIDVDPFNKPDELADVNPYNELPALVDRDLVLYEPNVMMEYLDERFPHPPLLPVYPVARAESRLFMYRIQRDWAKLVDLILSSKDKEAVAQAQKELREGLLNVSPIFEEKPYFMSDEFTIVDCCLAPILWRLPALGVEIPKEQAGALYKYMDLVFARESFQESLSEAEQEMRLD from the coding sequence ATGGGTGTTATTGCAAAGCGCTCCTCAATGACGTTCTTCTCTGATGGAGAAGATCATTACAGCCATCGAGTTCGTATTGTATTGGCTGAGAAAGCCGTCACAGTGGACATCATAGATGTAGACCCGTTTAACAAGCCAGACGAGCTGGCTGATGTTAATCCGTACAACGAATTGCCCGCTTTAGTCGATCGCGATTTGGTGCTTTACGAGCCAAATGTCATGATGGAATACTTGGATGAGCGTTTTCCTCATCCGCCATTATTGCCTGTGTACCCTGTTGCTCGTGCGGAGAGCCGTTTGTTCATGTATCGCATTCAGCGTGATTGGGCCAAACTGGTTGATTTAATCCTTTCCAGTAAAGACAAAGAAGCGGTTGCTCAAGCGCAGAAAGAACTGCGTGAAGGTCTGCTGAATGTGTCTCCGATTTTCGAAGAAAAGCCTTACTTCATGAGTGATGAATTCACTATTGTAGATTGCTGCTTGGCTCCGATCTTGTGGCGTTTACCTGCATTGGGCGTAGAAATTCCTAAAGAGCAGGCCGGAGCGCTTTATAAGTATATGGATCTTGTTTTTGCTCGTGAGTCTTTCCAAGAGAGTCTTTCTGAAGCAGAGCAAGAAATGCGTTTAGACTAA
- a CDS encoding ClpXP protease specificity-enhancing factor, with protein MLPKRSYLLNAAYSWVADNDMTPYLLVDAEQKDVMIPTEFVKDGRIVLNIGMSAVRHLIMDKEAVSFEARFSGKPMQVYVPMRAALALYAKENGDGFVFPDEEFSDEPPTPTTPEPKKGFQLKVVK; from the coding sequence ATGTTACCGAAGCGGTCTTACTTATTAAATGCAGCGTATTCTTGGGTGGCAGATAACGATATGACGCCTTATCTTTTAGTGGATGCTGAGCAAAAAGATGTGATGATACCAACCGAGTTTGTTAAGGATGGGCGGATCGTGTTGAATATTGGTATGTCTGCGGTGCGTCATTTGATAATGGATAAAGAAGCAGTTTCTTTTGAGGCGCGTTTTAGCGGTAAACCAATGCAGGTTTACGTGCCAATGCGAGCCGCACTTGCCTTATACGCCAAAGAAAATGGTGATGGGTTTGTGTTTCCAGACGAGGAGTTTTCTGACGAGCCACCAACACCTACAACACCTGAGCCGAAAAAAGGCTTTCAGCTGAAGGTGGTTAAGTAG
- a CDS encoding SIS domain-containing protein yields MDFQEAIYTQFAQSFEAQQQALESLPPYIEHAARVIFSSITSGGKVICIGNSTGSHLSQYFSTLMLDRMDRERPGLPAINLSGDGSSLLSITHNDSYHDVFSKQITALGNPGDILFVIANRGNTSPIIQAIQAAHERKMSIVALTSPEAKNVSSLTSQDDTEIKINLLGTARVHECQLTVIHTLIDLLERQLFGYED; encoded by the coding sequence ATGGACTTTCAAGAAGCAATTTATACGCAATTCGCACAAAGCTTTGAAGCGCAGCAACAAGCACTAGAAAGCTTACCGCCTTATATAGAACATGCTGCTAGAGTCATTTTCTCAAGCATTACATCGGGTGGAAAGGTTATCTGTATCGGCAACAGCACAGGCTCACACTTGTCGCAGTACTTTAGCACGCTAATGCTAGACAGAATGGACCGAGAGCGCCCTGGCCTTCCCGCCATCAATCTAAGCGGAGACGGCTCGAGCTTACTCTCGATCACCCATAATGACAGCTACCATGATGTTTTTTCAAAGCAAATAACCGCTTTAGGCAATCCTGGCGATATTTTATTCGTCATCGCCAACAGGGGAAACACATCCCCCATCATTCAAGCCATTCAAGCCGCCCACGAGCGAAAAATGAGCATTGTTGCCTTAACGAGCCCAGAAGCCAAAAATGTTTCGTCGTTAACATCACAAGATGACACCGAAATAAAAATCAATTTACTCGGCACAGCAAGAGTGCATGAGTGCCAACTCACGGTCATCCATACACTGATTGATTTACTGGAACGCCAACTGTTTGGCTACGAAGACTAG
- a CDS encoding YraN family protein, whose protein sequence is MQPIINFFSQRKTAKNNGEKAELAAENFLLKQGLKFVERNFFCRLGEIDLIFLDKNTYVFVEVRFRASHAHGSAAESLGKSKLKKVRNSAALWLQKNNLLGCACRFDAVLFDTKIDTQHLTWLKAVF, encoded by the coding sequence ATGCAACCAATAATCAATTTTTTCAGTCAGCGGAAGACAGCGAAAAATAACGGCGAAAAAGCAGAACTCGCCGCAGAGAATTTTTTACTCAAGCAGGGACTCAAGTTTGTCGAGCGGAATTTTTTCTGTCGCCTCGGGGAAATTGACCTTATTTTTTTAGATAAGAACACCTACGTATTTGTAGAAGTTCGCTTTCGCGCCAGCCATGCACACGGCAGCGCAGCCGAAAGCCTAGGAAAATCAAAGCTAAAAAAAGTACGTAATAGCGCAGCATTATGGTTACAAAAGAACAATCTACTTGGCTGCGCTTGTCGCTTCGATGCCGTATTGTTTGACACAAAAATCGACACCCAACATTTAACTTGGCTTAAAGCAGTATTTTAA
- a CDS encoding penicillin-binding protein activator — protein MPTSNTGASQERTLPPSIYSPNKTSDVSTEQANAYTAAKASYEQGDYQNTLDIVENTLLGTPSSIQLDAYLLAALSAANLDNATNALRYLNQAGQLPAARHPDNQNRLQDTHATILEYFGNWLAAVNLRMDLTYNLPLGEGEDNQAKLWLAVQNLTQQEISELYIKQKPLLNGWLAVSDILRNQALSTEQQLTVFERWRVDNPDHPAALSPPLDFQVMTSVKEMAPQRIVLMLPMTGQLARASQAIVDGFFASYYNQKEAKASVHIINVSHYSNINDALAAANEKQPDVIIGPLQKNNVAQISRLDLPYPVIALNQLDINQHPKNLYHFSLTAEDDIQELITFAKQEGATKAAILSIQDTWALKQSDEFRAAAEKANVTITSNQAYANTPLGRQNAVQSLLLINESYARKRLVEQWSGEKVDSIARSRKDLDYVYYIGKLDDAKQIRPLLDFYFADQIPMLASSTLNDSAPDRSTKDEDIERILFTEAPALIPTSKIDNALTKIQSSNILQRLQALGADAYLLANKHPLFTLLPSTKISANTGIITMDENGIFHKRPEIMTYRKGSLVHATNNQFFQSAEDSEK, from the coding sequence GTGCCAACTTCCAATACGGGTGCATCACAAGAGCGCACCCTACCGCCTAGTATTTACAGTCCTAACAAAACCTCTGATGTCTCAACAGAGCAGGCCAACGCTTACACCGCCGCCAAGGCGTCCTATGAACAAGGCGACTATCAAAACACACTTGATATCGTGGAAAATACGCTTCTAGGCACACCGTCTTCGATTCAGTTAGACGCTTATTTATTAGCCGCTTTGTCGGCCGCTAATTTAGACAACGCAACAAACGCGTTGCGCTATTTAAACCAAGCTGGTCAACTGCCAGCAGCACGCCATCCAGACAATCAAAATCGCCTACAAGACACTCACGCGACGATTCTTGAATACTTTGGCAACTGGTTAGCCGCCGTCAACCTACGTATGGACCTTACTTACAATCTCCCCCTTGGCGAAGGAGAAGACAATCAGGCCAAACTTTGGTTAGCCGTGCAGAATTTAACCCAGCAAGAAATAAGCGAACTCTATATTAAACAAAAGCCGTTGCTAAACGGCTGGCTGGCGGTAAGTGATATTTTAAGAAACCAAGCACTGTCAACGGAACAACAGCTCACCGTGTTTGAGCGCTGGCGAGTCGATAACCCCGATCACCCTGCCGCGTTATCGCCCCCTTTAGACTTTCAGGTAATGACCTCTGTGAAAGAGATGGCGCCGCAACGGATCGTGCTAATGCTGCCGATGACAGGCCAGCTCGCCCGAGCGTCTCAAGCGATTGTCGATGGTTTTTTTGCCTCTTATTATAATCAGAAAGAAGCAAAAGCCAGCGTTCATATCATCAATGTAAGCCACTACTCAAACATTAATGATGCGCTTGCCGCCGCCAATGAGAAGCAGCCTGATGTTATTATTGGGCCATTGCAAAAAAACAATGTCGCGCAAATTAGCCGCCTAGATTTACCCTATCCTGTGATCGCGCTGAATCAGCTGGACATTAATCAACACCCCAAAAACCTTTATCATTTTTCGCTCACCGCTGAAGACGATATTCAAGAGCTCATTACCTTTGCCAAACAAGAAGGCGCAACAAAAGCCGCTATATTAAGCATCCAGGACACATGGGCGCTAAAACAAAGCGATGAGTTTCGTGCGGCAGCAGAAAAAGCAAACGTTACCATTACCTCCAATCAAGCTTACGCCAACACGCCATTAGGCAGACAAAATGCCGTTCAAAGTCTATTACTAATCAACGAAAGCTACGCCCGAAAAAGACTGGTTGAACAATGGAGCGGAGAAAAAGTAGACAGCATTGCTCGATCACGCAAGGATCTCGATTATGTCTATTACATTGGAAAATTAGACGATGCCAAACAAATCAGACCGCTACTGGACTTTTATTTTGCCGACCAAATTCCTATGCTTGCCAGCAGCACACTAAACGACAGCGCCCCTGATAGATCCACCAAGGACGAAGACATAGAGCGCATACTCTTTACCGAAGCGCCGGCACTTATCCCTACCAGCAAAATAGACAATGCATTAACCAAAATCCAAAGCTCGAATATTTTGCAACGCTTGCAGGCATTAGGAGCAGACGCTTATCTCTTAGCAAATAAACATCCGCTTTTTACGTTACTCCCCAGCACCAAGATTTCAGCCAATACGGGCATTATTACCATGGATGAAAATGGCATTTTTCATAAAAGACCTGAAATTATGACCTACCGAAAAGGAAGTTTAGTGCATGCAACCAATAATCAATTTTTTCAGTCAGCGGAAGACAGCGAAAAATAA
- the rsmI gene encoding 16S rRNA (cytidine(1402)-2'-O)-methyltransferase — protein sequence MVSHSSDDARGSLYIVATPIGNLDDFSKRAEQTLRDVDYIAAEDTRHTRRLLNHFAIEAKLFSIHDHNEKDKADYVASLLDEGKNVALVSDAGTPLISDPGYHVVHALREKGHKVVPIPGACALISALCASGLPTDQFFFAGFVPAKSKGRCDLFEAWKQQAGTVVFYESTHRVYDSIADVQKVYGDDAQLVLAREVTKTFETFLSGTASEILAKFDADANQLRGEFVVMLSFTQESGNEAELEAKRILTILLEDLPVKQAAAMAAKLTGEKKNYLYKMALDMQSE from the coding sequence ATGGTATCACATAGTTCTGACGATGCGAGAGGGTCACTGTACATAGTTGCGACCCCAATAGGTAATCTAGACGATTTTAGTAAAAGAGCCGAGCAAACTTTACGTGACGTAGACTATATCGCCGCTGAAGACACCCGACACACCCGACGTTTGCTTAATCATTTTGCGATCGAAGCGAAACTGTTTTCGATTCATGACCACAACGAAAAAGACAAAGCCGATTACGTTGCTAGCTTGTTGGATGAAGGCAAAAATGTCGCTCTGGTGTCCGATGCTGGAACACCGCTTATTTCAGATCCTGGTTATCATGTGGTGCATGCCTTGCGTGAAAAAGGCCATAAAGTCGTACCGATTCCTGGCGCTTGTGCCTTAATTTCGGCCTTGTGTGCGTCAGGTTTACCGACGGATCAATTCTTTTTTGCGGGATTTGTACCGGCGAAATCCAAAGGCCGTTGTGACTTATTTGAAGCTTGGAAGCAGCAGGCGGGCACCGTGGTGTTTTATGAATCGACACACCGGGTTTACGATTCGATTGCCGATGTGCAAAAAGTCTATGGTGACGATGCTCAGCTGGTATTGGCTCGCGAAGTCACCAAAACCTTTGAGACTTTTTTATCGGGAACCGCGTCTGAGATTCTTGCCAAATTCGACGCCGATGCAAACCAATTGCGCGGTGAATTTGTGGTAATGCTGAGTTTTACGCAAGAAAGCGGTAACGAAGCAGAGTTGGAAGCAAAACGCATTTTGACCATATTATTGGAAGATTTACCTGTTAAGCAAGCCGCGGCTATGGCGGCCAAATTAACCGGCGAAAAGAAAAACTACCTTTATAAAATGGCACTGGACATGCAAAGCGAATAG